From a region of the Candidatus Pelagibacter sp. FZCC0015 genome:
- the lysA gene encoding diaminopimelate decarboxylase, whose translation MNYIKKKLNIERISIPNIAKKYGTPCYCYSYSKLKENINNFKKNFRSFSPLICFAVKSNTNVNIIREIKKFGLGADVVSVGELMMALKAGINPSKIVFSGVGKTTSEISFAIDKKILLINAESLSEIKEINRIAKSKNKKIKIGVRLNPNTDAKTLSQISTGKKENKFGVNKNTFYEIINYCKNSKNIDLRCLSVHIGSQILDHRPYEKMLKAVSQILNKTNHKFEFIDLGGGMGITYTDKNKKLNYKKYNTAILKFLRKHKVKIIFEPGRSIIGDTGTLVSKIIYIKDSGSKKFIILDAAMNDLMRPALYGAFHKTLPVKKSNKTSKKPYEFVGPICESTDKFVTLKKFQALNEKDLIAICDVGAYGMSLSSNYNLRPKPIELLIKGSKIKVIRKRQKHKDII comes from the coding sequence ATGAATTATATTAAAAAAAAACTTAATATCGAGAGAATAAGTATTCCTAATATTGCAAAAAAATATGGGACACCTTGTTATTGCTACTCATATTCAAAATTAAAAGAAAATATTAATAATTTTAAAAAAAACTTTAGATCTTTTTCACCACTTATCTGCTTTGCAGTCAAATCTAACACAAATGTTAATATAATAAGAGAAATTAAAAAATTTGGATTAGGTGCTGATGTTGTTTCAGTAGGAGAACTAATGATGGCACTAAAAGCAGGAATTAATCCAAGCAAAATAGTATTTTCTGGTGTTGGTAAAACAACAAGTGAAATCAGCTTTGCTATTGATAAAAAAATTTTGCTTATTAATGCTGAGTCTTTAAGTGAAATAAAAGAAATAAATCGAATAGCAAAATCAAAAAATAAAAAAATAAAAATTGGTGTAAGACTAAACCCTAATACAGATGCAAAAACATTAAGCCAAATATCAACTGGGAAAAAAGAAAACAAATTTGGTGTAAATAAAAATACATTTTATGAAATTATAAATTATTGCAAAAATTCCAAAAATATTGATTTAAGATGTCTAAGCGTTCATATAGGCAGTCAAATTTTAGACCATAGACCTTATGAAAAAATGCTTAAAGCGGTCAGTCAAATTCTCAATAAAACAAATCATAAATTTGAATTTATAGATTTAGGTGGAGGTATGGGTATTACTTACACTGATAAAAATAAAAAACTTAATTATAAAAAATACAACACAGCTATTCTTAAATTTTTAAGAAAACATAAAGTTAAAATTATATTTGAGCCAGGTAGATCAATTATTGGCGATACCGGGACATTAGTGTCAAAAATAATCTATATAAAAGATAGCGGAAGTAAAAAATTTATAATTTTAGATGCAGCAATGAACGATTTAATGAGACCTGCTTTGTATGGTGCGTTTCATAAAACCTTACCTGTTAAAAAATCTAACAAAACGTCTAAAAAACCATATGAATTTGTAGGTCCTATTTGTGAAAGTACAGATAAATTTGTTACATTAAAAAAATTTCAAGCTTTGAATGAAAAAGATTTGATAGCAATATGCGATGTGGGAGCTTATGGAATGTCACTTAGCTCAAATTATAATTTAAGACCTAAACCAATAGAATTATTAATAAAGGGATCAAAAATCAAAGTAATAAGAAAAAGACAAAAGCATAAAGATATAATTTAG
- the dnaA gene encoding chromosomal replication initiator protein DnaA, with product MNKLTNTKNINNFSSEGFEWKQVQNEMKNKLGLEVYESWLKKISFVEEFNNYLLLSVPTRFIRDWITSRYLDQILQIIKLYKKDIIRIEFKIVEKAQDITLKENNIKENNTNENISFIKDSYLQYNRIDPNKRFDNFITGSSNKLAYEASLKVSENISHYNPLYIYGGVGMGKTHLLNSIGLELKKNNKVMFISAERFMYQFVKSIKSNDMVKFKEYFRNTDILLIDDIQFISGKEAMQEEFFHTFNALLDKGSQIIVSADRSPNKLSRIQERIKSRFSGGLVVDIQKPDLDLRKKIVEKKTEELNALYSEQLQVSREIQDFISNEITGSIRELVGAINRVVSFSRIYNKAPNLAETKVVLKDLLNLAENKVTIDLIQTTVCKFFKISKNEMLSSRRSRYLVRPRQTAIYLTKILTSKSLPEIGRDFSNRDHTTIIHSVKTIEKIKEKDPEMADNINKLKNQILYNNKENEI from the coding sequence ATGAATAAATTAACAAATACAAAAAATATTAATAATTTTTCTTCTGAAGGCTTTGAATGGAAGCAAGTGCAGAATGAAATGAAAAATAAACTAGGCCTAGAAGTATATGAGAGCTGGTTAAAAAAGATTTCTTTTGTAGAGGAATTCAATAATTACTTATTATTATCAGTTCCAACAAGATTTATTAGAGATTGGATTACATCAAGGTATTTAGATCAAATATTACAAATAATTAAATTATATAAAAAAGACATTATTAGAATTGAGTTCAAAATAGTTGAAAAAGCTCAAGATATCACTTTAAAAGAAAATAATATTAAAGAGAATAATACTAATGAAAATATTTCATTTATAAAAGACTCTTATCTTCAGTATAATCGAATTGATCCAAATAAAAGATTTGATAATTTTATAACAGGTTCGAGTAATAAATTAGCATACGAAGCTTCTTTAAAAGTTTCAGAAAATATATCTCATTACAATCCACTTTATATTTATGGTGGTGTTGGAATGGGAAAAACTCACTTATTAAATTCAATAGGTTTAGAGCTTAAAAAAAATAATAAAGTAATGTTTATTTCTGCCGAACGTTTCATGTATCAGTTTGTAAAATCAATTAAATCAAACGACATGGTTAAGTTTAAAGAGTATTTTAGAAACACAGATATTTTATTAATCGATGATATCCAGTTTATAAGTGGAAAAGAGGCTATGCAGGAGGAGTTCTTTCATACATTTAATGCATTACTTGATAAGGGATCTCAAATAATTGTATCAGCTGATCGATCACCAAACAAATTATCAAGGATTCAAGAAAGAATTAAATCAAGATTTTCTGGTGGATTAGTTGTTGATATTCAAAAGCCCGACCTTGATCTAAGAAAAAAAATAGTTGAAAAAAAAACTGAAGAATTGAATGCTTTGTATTCCGAACAATTACAAGTTTCTAGAGAAATTCAAGATTTTATAAGTAATGAAATAACTGGAAGTATAAGAGAATTAGTTGGTGCAATAAACAGAGTTGTTTCATTTTCAAGAATCTACAACAAAGCGCCAAATCTTGCTGAAACTAAAGTAGTTTTAAAGGATCTATTAAATTTAGCAGAAAATAAGGTTACAATAGATCTTATTCAAACAACTGTTTGTAAGTTTTTCAAAATCAGTAAAAATGAAATGTTATCATCTAGAAGATCAAGATATTTAGTAAGACCCAGGCAAACAGCAATTTATTTAACTAAAATTTTGACTTCTAAATCATTACCTGAAATTGGAAGAGACTTTTCTAACCGAGATCATACAACAATAATTCATTCAGTAAAAACTATTGAAAAGATAAAAGAAAAAGATCCTGAGATGGCGGATAATATAAATAAATTAAAAAACCAGATTTTATATAATAATAAAGAAAATGAAATTTAA
- a CDS encoding lysophospholipid acyltransferase family protein has protein sequence MGGKLMGHWASFCLRFVLSVKISIKGRENIINNEKFFIAASHQSMFETFYLQTIFNSPVFILKKELLLIPIFGWYLKKIGSISIKRNKVTKDNLGFFDDITKMMATSNRPLIIFPQGTRVLPDERPPFKKGASRIYEQLNVTCQPVAINSGYVWPKKGEKKSNRTITISILKPIPSGLTKDNFIQILENNIYSELDLIN, from the coding sequence ATGGGGGGTAAATTAATGGGCCATTGGGCCAGTTTTTGTTTGAGGTTTGTTCTTTCAGTAAAAATTTCAATCAAAGGAAGAGAAAATATTATTAATAATGAAAAATTTTTTATAGCAGCATCTCATCAATCAATGTTTGAAACTTTTTATTTACAAACAATCTTTAACTCACCTGTATTTATTCTAAAAAAAGAATTATTGTTAATTCCAATATTTGGTTGGTACTTAAAAAAAATAGGATCAATTTCAATAAAAAGAAACAAGGTTACAAAAGATAACTTGGGTTTTTTTGATGATATTACAAAAATGATGGCTACTTCTAATAGACCTTTAATTATTTTTCCTCAAGGAACCAGAGTTCTTCCGGATGAAAGACCACCTTTTAAAAAAGGTGCTTCGAGAATTTATGAACAGCTAAATGTTACTTGTCAGCCAGTTGCAATTAACTCTGGATATGTATGGCCTAAAAAAGGTGAAAAAAAATCTAATAGAACTATTACAATCTCTATTCTAAAACCAATTCCTTCTGGTTTAACAAAAGATAATTTTATTCAAATTCTTGAAAACAATATTTATTCAGAGTTAGATTTAATTAATTAG
- the argH gene encoding argininosuccinate lyase, with protein MTKNKNNQAIWNSRIKKNASSLFQKVGNSIDIDKRLYKEDIQGSIAHVEMLFKQKIISFKIKNKIIYGLTKIDKEITKNKFEFNKKYEDIHMNIEKRLFQIIGEEAGYVHTARSRNDQVITDFKIWIKNSTNEITSNINKVIKSTIKLAEKNVETIMPGFTHLKNAQAISFAHYLMSYVEMFNRDKKRFSNNLNSLNENPLGVAALAGTSFNIDRNYTTKKLGFKIPTNNSIDTVSDRDFVLDFLYASSVCAMHISRIAEELIIWNSDGFNLINLSDKVVTGSSIMPQKKNPDLLEYLRGKSGSAYGNLFSMLTILKGLPLSYFKDLQDDKEIVFKSNDNLNNCLKIFDEILKNCNPNKSKMLELANSGYITATDLADYLVKNHSISFRKAYQKTAAVVNFAEKRKKKLNELTLEELRKIEPKLKDDVLKVFNLKNSINSKKSYGGTSFDNIKKMIIKYKKEK; from the coding sequence ATGACAAAAAATAAAAACAACCAAGCAATCTGGAACTCACGCATAAAAAAAAATGCATCAAGTTTGTTTCAAAAAGTTGGTAATTCAATAGATATTGATAAAAGACTCTACAAAGAAGACATCCAGGGATCAATTGCTCATGTTGAAATGCTTTTTAAACAAAAAATAATTTCATTTAAAATAAAAAATAAAATTATTTATGGACTAACAAAAATTGATAAGGAAATCACAAAAAATAAATTTGAGTTTAATAAAAAATATGAAGATATTCATATGAATATAGAAAAGAGACTTTTTCAAATTATAGGTGAAGAAGCTGGCTATGTTCACACCGCAAGATCAAGAAATGATCAAGTAATTACTGATTTTAAAATTTGGATAAAAAATTCGACTAACGAAATAACTAGTAATATTAATAAAGTTATTAAGAGCACAATCAAGTTAGCTGAAAAAAATGTTGAGACTATCATGCCTGGATTTACACATCTTAAAAATGCTCAGGCTATCTCTTTTGCACATTATTTAATGTCTTATGTAGAAATGTTTAATAGAGACAAAAAGAGATTTTCTAATAATTTAAACAGTTTAAATGAAAATCCCTTAGGTGTTGCTGCTTTAGCAGGAACATCATTTAATATAGATAGAAATTATACAACCAAAAAACTTGGTTTTAAAATACCTACAAATAATTCTATTGATACAGTTTCAGATAGAGATTTTGTTTTAGATTTTTTATACGCTTCATCAGTATGTGCTATGCATATTTCTAGAATTGCTGAAGAGTTAATTATTTGGAATTCTGATGGTTTTAACTTGATCAATTTATCTGATAAAGTTGTTACTGGATCATCGATAATGCCACAAAAGAAGAATCCTGATCTTTTAGAATATTTGCGTGGAAAATCAGGAAGTGCTTATGGAAATTTATTTTCGATGCTTACAATCTTAAAAGGTTTACCATTGTCTTATTTTAAAGATTTACAAGATGATAAAGAGATAGTTTTCAAATCTAACGACAATCTAAATAATTGTTTAAAAATTTTTGATGAAATACTAAAAAATTGCAATCCAAATAAGAGTAAAATGTTAGAACTCGCTAATTCTGGATACATTACAGCAACTGATTTAGCTGACTATCTCGTGAAAAATCACTCAATTTCTTTTAGAAAAGCATATCAAAAAACTGCCGCTGTAGTTAATTTTGCTGAAAAAAGAAAAAAGAAATTAAATGAATTGACTTTAGAGGAATTAAGAAAAATTGAACCTAAACTTAAAGATGATGTATTAAAAGTATTTAATTTAAAAAATTCAATTAATTCAAAAAAATCTTATGGTGGAACTTCTTTTGATAATATTAAAAAAATGATAATAAAATATAAAAAAGAAAAATGA
- the rpsT gene encoding 30S ribosomal protein S20, translating into MANTKSAIKRIRRISKQTAVNKARKSRFRNALKKMNLLIDGKKKDEAIKFLPKLNSELMKIAKTGIIKKQNASRNVSRITKKIAAI; encoded by the coding sequence ATGGCAAACACAAAATCAGCAATTAAGAGAATTAGAAGAATTTCTAAACAAACGGCAGTGAATAAAGCTAGAAAGAGCAGGTTTAGAAACGCTCTTAAGAAAATGAACCTTCTAATTGATGGTAAAAAGAAAGATGAAGCTATTAAATTTTTACCAAAGTTAAACTCTGAGTTGATGAAAATTGCAAAAACAGGAATAATAAAAAAACAAAATGCTTCTAGAAACGTTTCTAGAATTACCAAAAAAATAGCTGCAATCTAA
- the ubiB gene encoding 2-polyprenylphenol 6-hydroxylase — MIKKLITLFKLGRKIAKSDILKIASKFKKPPLAVTILFQILSISFEKKEQNNLIEDEGERLSRSLESMGTTFIKLGQFLATRPDIIGEELSLKLEKLQDRLPPFSIHEAKEIIKKDLGIDTFNSIIDLSEPVAAASIAQVHKAKINDNGTIKDVAIKILRPNIKKIFNEEIDAMMLFAFIIESFVKKTKRLKLVEVVFLLKEITNLEMDLRFEAAAANEYAENTKNDAGFKVPEIYWNFTSENVMTLDWIDGISIREAEELKKRDLDTKKIAEDIIQHFLRHAVRDGFFHADMHQGNIFVDNSGQIVPIDFGIMGRLDKLSKRFLAEILFGFIQRDYRKVAEVHLVAGLVPKEVPIEDLAQALRSIGEPIFGQEVKDISGGKLLKQLFDVTEKFNMQTQPQLLMLQKTMVVVEGVARKLNPNTNIWTTSKPVLENWLKETKDPINNLNETLKSTSEVIKRLPEFPEIMDKANQALTFLASGQIPQNSNSYTALNDKKSEMIAFRNQSIIGLLLLVIFGLIVF, encoded by the coding sequence ATGATTAAAAAACTTATTACTTTATTTAAATTGGGAAGAAAAATTGCAAAATCAGATATTTTAAAAATTGCATCAAAATTTAAAAAACCTCCTTTAGCTGTAACAATATTATTCCAAATTTTATCTATTTCATTTGAAAAAAAGGAACAAAATAATTTAATTGAAGATGAAGGTGAAAGACTATCTAGGTCATTAGAATCTATGGGTACAACTTTCATCAAACTTGGGCAATTTCTTGCTACTAGACCAGATATTATCGGAGAAGAATTATCTTTAAAGCTAGAAAAACTTCAAGATCGACTACCCCCTTTTTCAATTCATGAGGCAAAAGAAATTATTAAAAAAGATCTTGGAATTGATACATTTAATTCAATAATTGATTTAAGTGAACCAGTTGCTGCTGCATCAATTGCACAAGTTCATAAAGCAAAAATAAATGACAACGGAACAATTAAAGATGTGGCAATAAAAATCTTAAGACCAAATATAAAAAAAATATTCAATGAAGAAATTGATGCAATGATGTTATTTGCATTTATTATTGAATCATTTGTAAAAAAAACAAAAAGATTAAAACTTGTTGAAGTTGTTTTTTTACTTAAAGAAATAACTAATCTTGAAATGGATTTAAGATTCGAAGCTGCTGCAGCTAATGAATATGCTGAAAATACTAAGAATGATGCTGGATTTAAAGTTCCTGAAATTTATTGGAATTTTACTAGTGAAAATGTAATGACTTTGGATTGGATAGATGGAATTTCAATAAGAGAAGCTGAGGAGCTAAAGAAAAGAGATTTAGATACTAAGAAAATAGCTGAAGATATTATCCAACATTTTTTAAGACATGCTGTAAGAGATGGTTTTTTTCATGCAGATATGCATCAAGGAAATATTTTTGTTGATAATAGTGGCCAAATTGTACCTATAGATTTTGGAATTATGGGCAGGTTAGATAAACTTAGTAAAAGGTTTTTAGCAGAAATTCTATTTGGATTTATTCAAAGAGATTATCGCAAAGTAGCTGAAGTTCACTTAGTGGCTGGATTAGTTCCTAAAGAAGTACCAATCGAAGATCTAGCTCAAGCTTTGAGATCAATTGGTGAGCCTATATTTGGTCAAGAAGTAAAAGATATTTCAGGAGGTAAATTACTCAAACAATTGTTTGATGTAACAGAAAAGTTTAATATGCAAACTCAACCTCAATTATTAATGTTGCAAAAAACTATGGTTGTTGTTGAGGGTGTAGCAAGAAAATTAAATCCAAACACAAATATTTGGACAACTTCAAAGCCTGTACTAGAAAATTGGCTTAAAGAAACAAAAGATCCAATTAATAATCTGAACGAAACTTTAAAAAGTACATCTGAAGTTATTAAACGTTTACCAGAATTTCCTGAGATTATGGATAAAGCAAATCAAGCATTAACTTTTTTAGCTAGTGGTCAAATTCCACAAAATTCAAATTCTTATACTGCTCTGAATGATAAGAAATCAGAAATGATAGCATTTAGAAATCAATCTATTATTGGTTTATTACTTCTTGTAATTTTTGGCCTTATAGTATTTTAA
- the dnaN gene encoding DNA polymerase III subunit beta, with translation MKFNVNQQDLQQALNYCQGVIEKRSTLPILSNILLDASNSKLTITATDLDLIFIHKLNNVEILEEGKTTTTSSIMYDIIRKFNSGKKINLSLTDISKLQVESEKSIFNLNCISSTEFPLTDENFNQNEFIIKSKQLLKLLNKCKFSVSNDETRHYLSGIYFHQTEVEDKNYLTAVATDSHRMSISKVRLEEKIDFDPIILPKKTIFQLCSLLDSYDGDVKVSNVKSKIKFELNNSILISKLIDGKFPNYIQVIPKNNQKKLEIDLKLFLNSVDRVASVSLDKKDGVKFNLSKDTLDLSVNNTNSGDGKETLSVKFDHDLEISFNSRYLIDVASQLDGDRVEIFFNDTGSPALIKDPGDFDSIFVVMPMKG, from the coding sequence ATGAAATTTAACGTTAATCAACAAGACCTTCAGCAAGCATTAAATTATTGCCAAGGGGTCATTGAAAAAAGAAGTACATTACCAATACTTTCTAATATTTTGTTAGATGCAAGTAATTCAAAACTTACTATTACAGCGACCGATCTAGATTTAATATTTATACATAAATTAAATAATGTAGAGATTCTAGAGGAGGGCAAAACGACCACAACTTCATCAATTATGTATGATATTATAAGAAAGTTTAATTCAGGAAAAAAAATAAATCTTTCTTTAACAGACATAAGCAAATTACAAGTAGAGTCTGAAAAATCTATTTTTAATTTGAATTGTATAAGTTCAACAGAGTTTCCACTGACAGATGAAAATTTTAATCAAAATGAATTTATAATTAAATCAAAACAACTATTGAAATTATTAAATAAGTGTAAATTTTCAGTTTCGAATGATGAAACAAGACATTATCTAAGTGGTATATATTTTCATCAAACAGAAGTTGAGGATAAAAATTATTTAACTGCGGTTGCAACTGATAGTCATAGAATGTCTATTTCAAAAGTTAGATTAGAAGAAAAAATTGATTTTGATCCAATAATTTTACCTAAAAAAACAATTTTTCAACTTTGTTCTTTATTAGATAGCTATGATGGAGATGTAAAAGTTTCAAATGTTAAATCAAAAATAAAATTTGAATTAAATAATAGTATTTTAATTTCAAAACTTATTGATGGAAAATTTCCTAATTACATTCAAGTTATACCAAAAAATAATCAAAAAAAATTAGAAATAGACTTAAAATTATTTTTAAATTCCGTTGATAGAGTAGCATCTGTTTCATTAGATAAAAAAGATGGTGTGAAATTTAATTTATCTAAAGATACTCTAGATCTTTCAGTAAATAATACTAACAGTGGTGATGGTAAAGAAACTTTAAGTGTTAAGTTTGATCATGACCTAGAGATAAGTTTTAACTCTAGATATTTGATAGATGTTGCTTCTCAACTAGATGGAGACAGAGTTGAAATTTTCTTTAATGACACTGGTTCACCGGCGCTAATAAAAGATCCAGGTGATTTTGATAGTATTTTTGTTGTTATGCCTATGAAGGGCTAA
- the ubiE gene encoding bifunctional demethylmenaquinone methyltransferase/2-methoxy-6-polyprenyl-1,4-benzoquinol methylase UbiE, which yields MQQNLQNKKGLVDNVFNQVYNKYDLMNDFMSMGVHRYWKKSLINMMNPRVSRKLIDVACGTGDVGKLFLDSTNKEGEITCVDPNKGMVSQGKQKLSNYKNVKWVISPAEKLPITDNSFDYYTISFGLRNTKNLNKALSEAYRVLKPGGRYLCLEFSKIQNSNLDFVYKNYSKLIPIIGQFVVGEKEPYEYLIKSIEQFINQDELIELMEKNNFHKCSYRNLSGGIVSIHSGWKI from the coding sequence ATGCAACAAAATCTTCAAAATAAAAAAGGACTTGTAGATAATGTATTTAATCAGGTCTACAACAAATATGACTTGATGAATGACTTTATGTCTATGGGTGTACATAGATATTGGAAAAAAAGTTTAATCAATATGATGAATCCGAGAGTTAGTAGAAAATTAATAGATGTTGCATGTGGAACGGGGGATGTTGGAAAGTTATTTTTAGATAGCACAAATAAAGAGGGTGAAATTACTTGTGTAGACCCTAATAAAGGAATGGTTAGTCAAGGAAAGCAAAAATTATCTAATTACAAAAATGTAAAATGGGTTATTTCTCCAGCAGAAAAATTACCAATAACAGACAATTCATTTGATTATTACACTATTAGCTTTGGGCTAAGAAATACAAAAAATTTGAATAAAGCACTTTCAGAAGCCTATAGAGTTTTAAAGCCTGGCGGACGCTATCTATGTCTGGAATTTTCCAAGATTCAAAATTCAAATCTTGATTTTGTATATAAAAATTACTCAAAACTCATTCCTATTATTGGTCAGTTTGTAGTTGGAGAAAAAGAGCCTTACGAATATTTGATCAAAAGTATTGAACAATTTATTAATCAAGATGAATTAATAGAGTTAATGGAAAAAAATAATTTTCATAAATGTTCTTATAGAAATCTTTCTGGTGGTATTGTTTCAATTCATAGTGGTTGGAAAATTTAA
- the coaBC gene encoding bifunctional phosphopantothenoylcysteine decarboxylase/phosphopantothenate--cysteine ligase CoaBC, whose product MKNLLNKKILFIICGGISAYKSLETIRLFKKNGAEIKTILTASAKEFVTPLSVTSLSQGKVYSDLFSVENETEMDHISLSRWADIIVIAPATANTISKLAQGTTDDLASTVVLASDKEIILAPAMNVRMWEHPTTKINLKKLKEFGYKLIGPQVGDMACGEYGEGKMSDPSVIAEEVDKYFLTQKNNKKFKALVTAGPTNEYIDPVRFITNKSSGKQGYELAKSLSKKGFDTTLISGPTNLEITKDINLIKVETADEMLVATQENLPVDVAIFSAAVADFKINKKYENKIKKKESLNLNLEKNVDILHYVSNHNSMRPELVIGFAAETNQIDKNAEEKLNKKNCDWIISNDVSNKDIGFNSDYNEVTIHYKNKDVKKEKLSYKKKSGISDEIVDRIIDQLN is encoded by the coding sequence ATGAAAAATTTGTTAAATAAAAAAATACTATTTATTATCTGTGGAGGAATATCTGCTTATAAAAGTCTTGAAACAATTAGGCTCTTTAAAAAGAATGGTGCAGAAATAAAGACAATTCTTACAGCAAGTGCAAAAGAGTTTGTAACTCCACTTTCAGTAACATCACTTTCTCAAGGTAAAGTTTATAGTGATTTATTTAGTGTAGAAAATGAGACAGAAATGGATCATATTTCACTTTCAAGATGGGCAGATATAATTGTAATTGCACCAGCAACGGCAAATACAATCTCAAAACTAGCACAAGGAACAACTGATGACCTTGCATCCACTGTTGTTTTAGCTTCAGATAAAGAAATTATTTTAGCACCAGCAATGAATGTAAGAATGTGGGAACATCCAACTACTAAAATTAATTTAAAAAAATTAAAGGAGTTTGGATATAAACTAATTGGTCCACAGGTTGGTGATATGGCATGTGGTGAATATGGAGAGGGTAAAATGTCAGACCCATCAGTAATTGCTGAAGAAGTTGATAAATATTTCTTAACTCAAAAAAATAACAAAAAATTTAAAGCATTAGTTACAGCAGGTCCAACTAATGAGTACATAGATCCAGTTCGTTTTATTACAAATAAATCAAGTGGCAAACAAGGATATGAATTAGCAAAATCATTATCCAAAAAAGGTTTTGATACAACTTTAATATCAGGTCCAACTAATCTTGAAATAACTAAAGATATTAATCTTATAAAAGTTGAAACAGCAGATGAAATGTTAGTTGCCACTCAAGAAAATTTACCTGTAGATGTGGCAATTTTTTCTGCTGCAGTAGCTGATTTTAAAATTAATAAAAAGTATGAAAATAAAATTAAAAAAAAAGAGAGCTTAAACTTAAATTTAGAAAAGAATGTAGACATACTTCATTATGTGTCTAACCATAACTCCATGAGACCTGAACTTGTAATAGGATTTGCAGCAGAAACTAATCAGATTGATAAAAATGCAGAGGAAAAATTGAACAAGAAAAATTGTGACTGGATAATTTCTAATGATGTATCAAATAAAGATATAGGATTTAATTCTGATTATAATGAGGTTACAATTCATTATAAAAACAAAGACGTTAAAAAAGAAAAACTTTCATATAAAAAAAAATCTGGAATTTCTGATGAAATAGTTGATAGAATAATTGATCAATTAAATTAA
- the mutM gene encoding bifunctional DNA-formamidopyrimidine glycosylase/DNA-(apurinic or apyrimidinic site) lyase — MPELPEVEIVRQSLHKKIKKKSIKKVIIRNRNLRFKIPSDFESFLKNKKIIEVSRFSKYLIIHFQNEDYCLIHLGMSGTIHILDNKKPLKFTNTSFYHSPFLPKKHNHAEFVFDSLKVIYNDPRRFGFFEIIKNYQDLQRRFKSMGPEPFSDKFNLNYVVNYFKKKNKDIKSFLLDQRFVSGIGNIYASEILFASKINPFKKAKRLNRNECLNIILNSKKILQQAINKGGSSIRDFKDISGNKGTFQKEFKVYQQDGADCKRKNCKGKIKKKITSNRSTFFCVSCQK, encoded by the coding sequence ATGCCAGAATTACCAGAAGTAGAAATTGTTAGACAATCCCTTCATAAAAAGATCAAAAAAAAAAGCATAAAAAAAGTAATAATTAGAAATAGGAATTTAAGGTTTAAAATACCAAGTGATTTTGAAAGTTTTCTTAAAAATAAAAAAATAATTGAAGTTAGTAGATTTTCTAAATATTTGATTATCCATTTTCAAAATGAAGATTATTGTTTAATTCATTTAGGAATGTCAGGAACAATCCATATTCTTGATAACAAAAAGCCTCTAAAATTTACGAATACTAGTTTTTATCATTCACCTTTTTTACCTAAAAAACACAATCATGCTGAGTTTGTATTTGATAGCTTGAAAGTAATTTATAACGATCCAAGACGTTTTGGATTTTTTGAAATAATTAAAAATTATCAAGATCTACAGAGAAGATTTAAATCAATGGGACCTGAACCATTTAGCGATAAATTTAACTTAAATTATGTAGTTAATTATTTTAAGAAAAAAAATAAGGATATAAAAAGTTTCTTACTTGATCAAAGATTTGTTTCTGGAATAGGTAATATTTATGCAAGTGAAATTCTTTTTGCTAGTAAAATAAATCCATTTAAAAAGGCAAAGAGACTTAATAGAAATGAATGTTTAAATATTATTTTAAATTCTAAGAAAATACTTCAACAAGCAATTAATAAGGGAGGTTCAAGTATAAGAGATTTTAAAGATATCTCAGGTAATAAAGGTACCTTCCAAAAGGAGTTTAAAGTCTATCAGCAAGACGGAGCTGATTGTAAGCGTAAGAATTGCAAAGGCAAAATAAAAAAAAAAATAACATCAAATAGGTCGACTTTTTTTTGTGTTTCTTGTCAAAAATAG